A genomic region of Gemmata massiliana contains the following coding sequences:
- a CDS encoding phage major capsid protein, translating into MSLKNRASAEEIQGQIDSLMQEADTLQAKDSLTPEEQQHLDELLSQIETLQSDLAAAQSSQRLLAAKERMQQPTRPAPKVAATPRRDNQSDYANALRYWMLSNTDDPEETSEAHFRTREHGFRYGHRSARLKCNYRGLNFKDRTILSKGGSGSGADWQYQTYSDQVVRYLTTESPIVGVVRNDVTPDGSDKTYFKVDNSSMMSTFTSASSGTETNPTIPDTNISSADVVIKAFDITSGYQKYSFNVLRDSHQAVKLLNEIAEANGKSHARKIEEQLFLGNGDGSSGIQGLLAVDHAISSVSMSNFGMDDIEDLYYAQPQAYRQNSVWACNDTTAKVIRQKLKDTTGRSLFDRNAIDQVEWDLLLDRKFYVSRFMPDSTILFFNPDYYVLRLVDGQIFRTLEEKFFPNYAAVGIMSIGGCFVGPTGASGAIHSLTITS; encoded by the coding sequence TTGAGTCTTAAGAATAGAGCTAGCGCAGAGGAAATTCAGGGTCAAATCGACAGCCTCATGCAAGAGGCAGACACACTCCAAGCAAAAGACAGCCTCACACCGGAAGAACAGCAGCACCTCGATGAGTTGCTTTCCCAAATCGAAACACTTCAGTCGGATCTAGCAGCAGCCCAGTCTTCACAGCGTTTGCTTGCAGCAAAAGAGCGGATGCAGCAACCGACCAGACCCGCACCGAAAGTAGCAGCCACACCACGGCGCGACAACCAAAGCGATTACGCTAACGCGCTGCGTTACTGGATGCTGTCGAACACCGATGACCCAGAGGAAACCAGCGAAGCGCACTTCCGCACACGGGAACACGGATTCCGGTACGGGCATCGTTCCGCACGCCTCAAGTGCAACTATCGCGGACTCAATTTCAAGGATCGAACGATCCTGAGTAAAGGCGGTTCGGGCAGCGGGGCTGACTGGCAGTACCAGACTTATAGTGATCAAGTGGTCAGGTATTTGACCACCGAGAGCCCAATTGTCGGCGTGGTTCGTAACGACGTGACTCCCGACGGTTCGGACAAAACTTACTTTAAAGTGGACAACTCATCAATGATGTCCACCTTTACCAGCGCCAGCAGTGGAACAGAAACTAACCCGACAATTCCTGATACCAATATCTCGTCCGCCGATGTTGTTATTAAGGCATTCGATATAACTAGCGGATACCAGAAATATTCTTTCAACGTTCTGCGGGACTCACATCAGGCGGTGAAACTGCTCAACGAAATTGCCGAAGCGAACGGGAAGAGCCACGCACGCAAAATCGAGGAGCAACTGTTTTTAGGCAACGGCGACGGGAGCAGCGGCATCCAAGGGTTGCTCGCTGTTGACCACGCCATTTCGTCAGTCAGCATGTCGAACTTCGGAATGGACGACATTGAGGATTTGTACTATGCCCAACCGCAAGCGTACCGTCAAAACAGTGTGTGGGCTTGCAACGACACAACCGCCAAAGTCATTCGTCAAAAACTCAAAGACACCACGGGTCGCAGCCTGTTCGATCGAAATGCCATCGATCAAGTTGAGTGGGATTTGCTACTGGATCGCAAGTTCTACGTTTCCCGCTTCATGCCCGATTCGACAATACTTTTCTTCAATCCCGATTACTACGTCTTACGCCTAGTGGATGGACAAATCTTCAGAACGCTAGAGGAAAAGTTCTTCCCCAATTACGCGGCAGTGGGGATTATGTCCATAGGCGGCTGTTTCGTCGGACCAACCGGCGCAAGTGGCGCTATCCACTCGCTCACGATCACTTCCTGA
- a CDS encoding phage tail protein, with the protein MNLPNITVTSIDTTHLGLTSYQKTFMPGMIDNGSISFTCEFSESIFTTLHGMLRDVVDWRVTAPADESVVASFSGFLTSIQQPFEPDAEAVLTAEIKVSGDVSLS; encoded by the coding sequence GTGAACCTACCCAACATCACCGTCACCAGCATCGACACCACACACCTCGGGCTGACCAGCTACCAGAAGACGTTCATGCCCGGCATGATCGATAACGGTTCGATCAGCTTCACCTGCGAATTCAGCGAAAGCATTTTCACCACCCTTCACGGAATGCTGCGGGATGTGGTTGATTGGCGCGTAACCGCACCAGCGGACGAGTCGGTTGTCGCTTCCTTCAGCGGCTTCCTCACCAGCATTCAGCAGCCCTTCGAGCCAGACGCCGAAGCCGTCCTTACCGCCGAAATCAAGGTATCTGGAGATGTTTCCCTGTCATGA
- a CDS encoding HK97 family phage prohead protease, with the protein MSEFTRVSRIKPQISPNRRLSFYASIFGEIAPITERDASGKLVSYREVIAPGAFTDALSSTAEVIANIDHDPAQTFARRSSGELLLQEDPHGLFASCYLPPGEFGDSIIRRVESGELDGCSFRFGAVKDRTNGDLVERLSVTLADVCICRNAVAAYHETEVHLRQNLELKKLFSRMRMVKIKQRILDSNNKRGIVES; encoded by the coding sequence ATGAGTGAGTTCACGCGCGTAAGCCGAATTAAACCTCAAATCTCGCCCAATCGCCGTTTATCCTTCTACGCAAGCATTTTCGGCGAAATCGCTCCGATCACCGAACGGGACGCAAGCGGGAAGTTGGTGAGTTACCGCGAGGTGATTGCACCAGGAGCGTTCACCGATGCGTTGAGTTCGACAGCGGAAGTGATCGCGAACATCGACCACGACCCAGCGCAGACCTTCGCACGCAGGAGCAGCGGCGAACTGCTCCTACAGGAAGACCCGCACGGACTCTTTGCGTCCTGTTACTTACCGCCCGGGGAGTTCGGTGATTCGATCATTCGGCGCGTGGAATCAGGAGAGTTGGACGGGTGCTCCTTCCGGTTCGGAGCGGTGAAGGACAGGACAAACGGGGATTTGGTGGAACGGCTCTCCGTCACACTGGCGGACGTGTGCATTTGTCGCAACGCAGTAGCGGCTTACCACGAAACCGAAGTGCATCTCCGGCAGAACCTGGAACTGAAAAAGCTGTTCAGTCGGATGCGAATGGTAAAAATTAAACAGAGAATACTAGATAGTAATAACAAAAGGGGGATAGTTGAGTCTTAA
- a CDS encoding coiled-coil domain-containing protein, producing the protein MAANSIGEGSLVLGVNSTGLITGLKQANAKLTEFSKTAKEATAAIGGGSFSALLEGAGKFGTIGLLIAGSIELGKNLSGIVTRTQMFHNELERGKVLGDAWSETVGRGIEKMRKELEAISDIKGTQTGIDLQTKQLKTLEEQLSSLAPQLQKAREEALKWQSVWQKDTSVLQAFLVGEKESGLKKAEANLAELEKVYKQRFEAAQELRKGLLEIGNPAESIEATKALRLFIVEMEDGVKALTENPDIMKLEKLQQAFGFSNADIGAARLAAINKEMAIANDELEKFVKSQYNSDRNADVVALEELAEAQKFTAEQIQTANDAIFAKNDRAAQKFIRELQVDLGMIQGEFKKISEEQQLDELIKAGIDQKHIDRIKKLIEYKKQLDTPYSALKSIQAGSAADFELRNRIKFDEDKRSGMNQERLLKDMLQQLIKLNIGLSALDRPSPEI; encoded by the coding sequence ATGGCAGCAAATAGCATTGGAGAAGGGTCACTCGTCCTTGGGGTAAATTCCACGGGCTTGATAACCGGTTTGAAACAAGCGAACGCCAAACTCACCGAGTTCTCGAAAACGGCAAAGGAAGCGACTGCCGCTATCGGTGGGGGATCTTTCTCGGCGCTCTTGGAGGGGGCAGGCAAGTTCGGAACGATCGGTCTATTAATTGCTGGATCAATCGAGTTGGGAAAGAACCTTTCCGGCATCGTGACCAGAACGCAAATGTTCCACAACGAGCTTGAACGGGGCAAAGTGCTCGGTGACGCATGGTCGGAAACGGTCGGTCGCGGCATCGAGAAGATGCGGAAGGAGCTTGAAGCGATTTCCGACATCAAGGGCACTCAGACCGGCATCGACCTACAGACCAAACAGTTAAAAACACTGGAAGAACAGCTATCCAGTCTCGCCCCGCAACTCCAAAAAGCACGGGAAGAAGCGCTGAAGTGGCAGAGCGTTTGGCAAAAAGACACGAGCGTTCTGCAAGCGTTTCTTGTCGGCGAAAAGGAATCGGGGCTGAAGAAAGCCGAAGCGAATCTGGCTGAACTGGAGAAGGTCTACAAACAGCGGTTCGAAGCAGCGCAGGAGCTTCGCAAGGGGTTACTCGAAATCGGTAATCCGGCTGAATCGATCGAAGCCACAAAAGCGCTGCGACTCTTCATTGTCGAAATGGAAGACGGGGTGAAAGCGCTTACAGAGAACCCCGACATTATGAAGCTTGAGAAGCTCCAACAAGCTTTTGGGTTCTCGAACGCGGACATCGGCGCAGCACGTCTCGCAGCGATCAATAAAGAAATGGCGATCGCGAACGACGAGTTAGAGAAATTCGTCAAATCGCAGTACAACTCCGACCGCAATGCCGATGTCGTGGCACTCGAAGAACTGGCTGAAGCACAGAAATTCACCGCCGAGCAGATCCAAACTGCAAACGATGCGATTTTCGCGAAGAATGACCGGGCAGCCCAGAAGTTCATCCGCGAACTGCAAGTAGACCTCGGCATGATCCAGGGCGAGTTCAAGAAGATCAGCGAAGAGCAGCAGTTGGACGAGCTAATCAAAGCCGGAATCGACCAGAAGCACATCGACCGCATCAAAAAACTTATCGAGTACAAAAAGCAGTTGGACACCCCGTATTCCGCTCTCAAGTCGATTCAGGCAGGAAGTGCAGCGGACTTCGAGCTTCGCAACCGCATCAAGTTCGATGAAGACAAGCGTTCCGGAATGAACCAAGAGCGGTTACTGAAGGATATGCTGCAACAATTAATCAAACTAAACATCGGTCTTTCGGCGCTGGATCGTCCATCGCCTGAGATCTAA
- a CDS encoding terminase TerL endonuclease subunit, with translation MNPPDWAVVTAADRLALEEGCYWSQTHADCIINFTRAFFRSQFISGKVTLAPEQAQFLQRLYGWRLPNGNRRFRFANLHVPKKSFGKTLLVSIIAFFETFGSGEPSNFVVSCAASRDNASQVFDELKFAVERGPFASFASVKNHTKSIDVPNLNSRFRSVSSDGNRLHGFNCGTVLCDEAGWTKSSSAYDALRYATVARPNGLVVVISTASDNQEHWYHKRVYSKSKRILSGEDTDITHLAVVHEMDAEGDPEDPAQWKKANPLLGSPWCPTDQFRRDLEGAKSAGLGEWLNFQRLRLGRWLKADEMCYFEVNKFDELKAEPSEAELKDVPAAIGIDLSETTDPTSVTITWELSQGKYYSRSWCWVAEKGVTEREKSNLRHYREFPEMTVTKGDMIDERAVLGKLIELVQNYRVVVAQFDPRSAFVLANRLAEEGVKCERIPSSARYMNPPMVELRKAIEEKRFTHDGSSWLKFCLQNVRFELNRFGEAYPTRKKSVDKIDGAISTLLSLYGLLAKPADETVTQGLILI, from the coding sequence GTGAACCCACCAGATTGGGCGGTAGTCACGGCAGCCGATCGGTTGGCGCTTGAAGAAGGGTGTTACTGGTCGCAGACACACGCCGACTGCATTATAAATTTCACGCGAGCATTCTTTCGCAGTCAATTTATTTCGGGCAAAGTCACTCTCGCACCCGAGCAAGCACAGTTCCTGCAGCGGTTGTACGGTTGGCGGTTACCGAACGGTAATAGGCGGTTTCGTTTCGCGAATTTGCACGTCCCGAAGAAGAGCTTCGGGAAGACACTTTTAGTTTCGATCATTGCGTTTTTCGAGACATTCGGCAGCGGAGAGCCGTCAAATTTCGTAGTGAGTTGCGCTGCGAGTAGGGATAACGCAAGTCAGGTGTTCGACGAACTTAAATTCGCAGTTGAGCGCGGTCCGTTCGCTTCATTCGCATCGGTCAAAAATCACACCAAGAGCATCGACGTTCCCAACCTGAATTCGCGTTTTCGGTCCGTCTCAAGTGACGGGAACAGGCTTCACGGGTTCAACTGCGGAACTGTGCTTTGTGATGAGGCGGGTTGGACCAAAAGCAGTTCTGCTTACGATGCGTTGCGGTACGCCACCGTTGCCCGCCCGAACGGATTAGTAGTGGTTATTTCCACCGCGTCCGACAACCAGGAGCACTGGTATCACAAGCGGGTTTACTCGAAATCCAAGCGAATCCTGAGCGGTGAAGACACCGACATCACGCATCTGGCTGTTGTTCACGAAATGGATGCGGAAGGCGATCCAGAAGACCCAGCCCAATGGAAGAAAGCCAACCCGCTTTTGGGAAGCCCGTGGTGTCCGACCGACCAGTTTCGCCGCGACCTCGAAGGAGCAAAGTCAGCGGGACTTGGGGAATGGCTGAATTTCCAGCGTTTACGGCTAGGGCGGTGGCTGAAAGCAGACGAGATGTGTTACTTCGAGGTGAATAAATTCGACGAACTGAAAGCCGAACCGAGCGAAGCGGAACTGAAGGACGTACCGGCTGCGATCGGTATAGACCTCTCCGAAACGACTGACCCCACTTCGGTAACGATCACCTGGGAACTTTCGCAAGGAAAGTACTACTCCCGCTCGTGGTGCTGGGTTGCGGAAAAGGGCGTTACAGAACGGGAGAAATCGAATCTCAGGCACTACCGCGAGTTCCCCGAAATGACCGTCACAAAGGGCGACATGATTGACGAACGGGCGGTGCTGGGGAAACTCATCGAGCTTGTTCAAAACTATCGGGTTGTGGTCGCACAATTCGATCCGCGAAGCGCGTTTGTCCTGGCGAACCGGCTGGCAGAGGAAGGGGTGAAGTGTGAGCGCATTCCCTCATCCGCCCGTTACATGAACCCCCCGATGGTGGAATTGCGTAAAGCGATCGAAGAAAAGCGTTTCACTCACGACGGAAGCAGTTGGTTGAAATTCTGCCTTCAAAATGTGCGTTTTGAACTGAATCGTTTTGGGGAGGCGTACCCAACCCGCAAGAAGTCGGTGGACAAGATCGACGGTGCAATTTCGACTCTGCTCTCCCTTTACGGGCTGCTCGCCAAACCCGCTGACGAAACCGTTACCCAAGGGTTAATTTTGATTTGA
- a CDS encoding phage portal protein, which translates to MFQFVRSLFNRTTRWYPLSSLPEAFFFGRSSRSAVATPEEALSLSPVFAALRWYQTTLSSLPLVVYRDDWQGGREKALTHPAFKLLQFRPNPAQTRNTFLQVLARDLFLHGEAFCQLRWTGTGALYGVYPVKHSCVTEVIVDDEWEKAFVVRDSNGEPEVYSDADMLHIVALPDCDGIRGESFLRYAGEALGLHRQVLESATAYYRNAAKPSGYLRYAGKITPETTNTIRENFKKQFSGTANQGEIPLLSEGGEFTPLSGSNAEDAQIIEALGASVGDVSRWTGISSIILGDYSAAKYASLAAENQAVYQKSLRWMLEAIETEVNNKIFGVGSDFFAEFDTRELLRGDPVTQSQIDNAYLTSGVVTRNEVREGLKLNPLEELNQPLAPLNQGAATLPPTVPNQLPPPAPGAAPNE; encoded by the coding sequence ATGTTCCAATTCGTCCGCTCTCTTTTCAACCGCACAACCCGCTGGTATCCGCTGAGTTCACTGCCGGAAGCGTTCTTCTTCGGTCGTTCGAGCCGATCAGCCGTCGCTACCCCGGAAGAAGCTCTGTCGCTCAGTCCGGTATTTGCTGCACTCCGCTGGTATCAGACCACACTGAGCAGCCTTCCTTTGGTCGTTTACCGTGACGATTGGCAGGGCGGACGGGAGAAAGCGCTTACACATCCCGCGTTCAAACTGCTCCAGTTCCGCCCGAATCCCGCTCAGACTCGGAACACATTCTTGCAGGTGCTTGCTCGTGATTTGTTTCTTCATGGGGAAGCGTTCTGCCAGTTGCGTTGGACAGGAACAGGAGCGCTGTACGGGGTGTATCCGGTCAAGCACTCGTGTGTCACCGAAGTGATAGTTGATGACGAATGGGAAAAGGCGTTCGTGGTTCGTGACTCGAACGGCGAACCCGAAGTTTACAGCGATGCGGACATGCTTCACATCGTTGCGTTGCCCGACTGTGACGGGATCAGAGGCGAATCCTTCCTCCGTTACGCGGGGGAAGCGTTGGGGTTACACAGACAAGTATTAGAATCCGCGACTGCGTATTATCGAAACGCTGCAAAACCAAGTGGTTATTTGCGGTACGCAGGGAAGATCACCCCGGAAACGACCAACACCATCCGTGAAAACTTCAAAAAGCAGTTCTCAGGCACGGCAAATCAGGGTGAAATCCCGCTGCTCAGTGAAGGCGGCGAATTCACTCCTCTTAGCGGAAGCAACGCAGAGGATGCCCAAATCATCGAAGCGCTGGGGGCTTCCGTCGGAGATGTGTCCCGTTGGACTGGCATTAGTTCCATCATTCTCGGTGACTACTCGGCAGCGAAGTACGCAAGTTTGGCAGCTGAAAATCAGGCGGTTTACCAGAAGTCACTTCGGTGGATGCTCGAAGCGATCGAAACCGAAGTGAACAATAAAATTTTTGGCGTCGGTTCGGACTTCTTTGCGGAGTTCGACACACGGGAATTGTTGCGTGGCGATCCCGTAACGCAGTCCCAAATCGACAACGCTTACCTCACGAGCGGTGTAGTTACCAGAAATGAAGTTCGCGAAGGTCTGAAACTTAATCCTCTCGAAGAACTGAACCAGCCGTTAGCCCCGCTGAACCAAGGGGCTGCAACACTTCCGCCCACCGTTCCCAACCAACTTCCACCACCAGCACCAGGAGCAGCACCGAATGAGTGA
- a CDS encoding HK97 gp10 family phage protein, with protein sequence MKLRLGAVFTWAVDPAHILQGLSKGLQRKMLRIALNKASAPVKEKIVAAAPKRYGFLRKSIRIRLVNYREKTVWVSVIGAARSFVRKKGKRKRGRRKNEPIIHRPANYSFLIDQGTRHIRARHFIQRSFGRAFRRTFIRSLYAQIDSLLPKRRK encoded by the coding sequence TTGAAACTACGACTGGGCGCGGTGTTTACATGGGCTGTCGACCCGGCTCACATACTTCAGGGGCTGAGCAAAGGGCTTCAGCGGAAAATGCTCAGGATTGCGTTGAATAAGGCGAGTGCTCCGGTCAAAGAGAAGATCGTTGCTGCTGCACCGAAACGCTACGGTTTTTTGCGTAAATCCATCCGAATTCGTTTAGTCAACTACAGAGAAAAAACTGTGTGGGTCAGTGTGATCGGTGCGGCGCGTTCGTTTGTGAGGAAGAAGGGCAAGCGAAAGAGGGGCAGGCGTAAGAATGAGCCGATTATTCACCGCCCTGCGAATTATAGTTTTTTGATTGATCAAGGAACTCGCCACATCCGCGCCCGGCACTTCATTCAGCGCTCGTTCGGTCGCGCCTTCCGCCGCACATTTATCAGGTCTTTATACGCCCAAATCGACTCCCTTTTACCCAAACGAAGAAAGTGA
- a CDS encoding glycosyltransferase family 25 protein, whose product MNLKKRPDRLAESLEECRRVGIQPQVFEAVDGSTVEIPPVWKEGAGAWGCRLSHMSVLADAIEKQREQICILEDDVTFVPNFQEKLADFLAEVPTDWDAIMLGGQHCGAPEYISESVFRCICCHRSHTIVVRGAFLRTLHGIYSSGNHHIDWNFANIQKDYRVYCPTTWLVGQRASTSDITGMSTVSDRWWMPRRAVAKKVR is encoded by the coding sequence ATAAATCTTAAGAAAAGACCTGATCGACTTGCGGAATCGCTCGAAGAGTGCCGACGGGTTGGCATTCAGCCCCAAGTGTTCGAGGCGGTAGATGGAAGCACTGTCGAGATACCGCCCGTATGGAAGGAAGGGGCTGGCGCTTGGGGATGTCGGCTCAGCCATATGAGTGTTCTGGCGGACGCGATCGAAAAGCAACGCGAGCAGATTTGTATCCTGGAAGACGACGTGACTTTCGTGCCTAATTTTCAGGAAAAGCTCGCCGACTTCCTTGCTGAAGTTCCAACAGATTGGGACGCAATCATGCTCGGTGGGCAGCACTGCGGCGCTCCCGAATACATTTCAGAAAGCGTTTTCCGGTGCATATGCTGCCACAGAAGCCACACAATCGTGGTGCGAGGGGCGTTCCTCCGAACCCTGCACGGTATTTACTCTTCTGGTAACCACCACATCGATTGGAATTTCGCCAACATCCAGAAGGACTATAGAGTTTATTGTCCCACCACTTGGCTTGTGGGGCAGCGTGCTTCGACCAGTGACATTACGGGAATGAGTACCGTCTCAGACCGATGGTGGATGCCCCGCAGAGCAGTCGCAAAGAAGGTGCGGTGA
- a CDS encoding TIGR02996 domain-containing protein codes for MLNPNKYQFYRVPNIPPDCVHVSGLALRLLCRKLKIPFVPARSGQRSATDGVVVEITNEVMLRQAIAERDRRKDERKARRERLERIEEVRRLRPLHPSQRRWRKRGGKIDLPTGEPWDFTWLIYDGEEIDFLMKIEAEPGDWTNWLVYADWLEEKGETYRPNKIRQHHAKLQSIQQKAPDLTLDWANYLARYSFSRDAAIALARVLVEPQAAHPGWFERAEAAVEVYSKPGQPFDYDDVRLWISFLD; via the coding sequence ATGCTGAATCCAAACAAATATCAATTCTACAGAGTGCCAAATATTCCGCCCGACTGTGTGCATGTGTCGGGGCTGGCGCTGCGCCTCTTGTGCCGCAAACTCAAGATCCCATTCGTGCCCGCGAGGAGTGGTCAGCGCTCCGCAACAGACGGAGTGGTAGTCGAGATTACCAACGAAGTGATGCTCCGGCAGGCAATTGCTGAGCGTGATCGTCGTAAGGACGAGCGGAAAGCGAGGCGCGAAAGACTCGAACGAATTGAGGAGGTACGGCGATTACGCCCACTCCACCCTTCGCAACGCAGATGGCGAAAAAGAGGTGGGAAGATCGATCTTCCTACGGGCGAACCGTGGGACTTTACATGGCTCATCTACGACGGCGAAGAGATAGATTTTTTGATGAAAATCGAGGCAGAACCGGGCGACTGGACGAACTGGCTGGTCTACGCTGACTGGCTTGAAGAGAAGGGAGAGACATACCGCCCGAACAAGATCCGCCAGCATCATGCGAAACTGCAAAGCATCCAGCAAAAAGCACCTGATCTGACGCTAGATTGGGCGAACTACCTCGCCCGTTACTCATTTTCGCGTGATGCGGCAATCGCCCTCGCCCGCGTGCTGGTAGAACCGCAAGCAGCACACCCGGGATGGTTCGAGCGGGCAGAGGCTGCAGTTGAGGTGTATTCTAAGCCAGGGCAACCGTTTGATTACGACGATGTGCGACTGTGGATAAGTTTCCTGGATTAA
- a CDS encoding head-tail connector protein, giving the protein MHNYSIEEIALPESLDLLAELKAHINSNNGSAEDAQLSQFLDTACELFEHETDGMVILSTTFKQYFPCWQKCFQLARGKVSDIANVTYYDENDQEQEFTSWLGDATGIPGLVLMTDCNFPALSTMPRPIAIEFTAGWLSVEYLPADVKVAILQLAAHLYSNRESHTDEKLEELPMGFRRVCDKYKTGLGGI; this is encoded by the coding sequence ATGCACAACTATTCGATCGAAGAGATAGCCCTGCCCGAATCGCTGGATTTGCTCGCCGAACTGAAAGCTCACATTAATTCAAACAACGGCAGTGCAGAAGACGCGCAACTGAGCCAATTCCTCGATACCGCATGCGAATTATTCGAGCATGAAACCGATGGAATGGTGATACTGAGCACTACATTCAAGCAGTACTTCCCGTGTTGGCAAAAGTGTTTTCAACTCGCACGGGGCAAAGTCAGCGACATCGCCAATGTGACTTATTACGACGAGAACGACCAGGAGCAGGAATTCACATCCTGGCTCGGGGATGCGACGGGGATTCCTGGGCTGGTCCTCATGACCGACTGCAATTTCCCGGCACTCAGCACCATGCCGCGACCGATCGCGATTGAATTTACAGCGGGATGGCTCAGTGTCGAGTACCTTCCGGCTGATGTGAAAGTTGCAATCCTGCAGTTGGCAGCGCACCTCTACAGCAATCGCGAAAGCCACACCGACGAGAAACTCGAAGAACTTCCGATGGGTTTCCGCAGGGTTTGCGACAAGTACAAGACCGGTCTGGGAGGAATCTGA
- a CDS encoding glycosyltransferase family 2 protein yields the protein MVDAPQSSRKEGAVIDFSIVFPSRERLPLLFDCLSSIAENTVDLSRIEVLVYIDCDDKKSIEAAPKLEQQFPFVKFLQGASPENLSRDCYNPLAQFSTGRFVLILNDDVVFLTPQWDRICLETLTDFQAKHQDGIVLGKTRCDTGNFEYSCFPVISREAINFLGYLQPPSFGGWAADIALHKIYSSVQREIDLDIDLSHRCIHNRKRGRDRVSQRMSRLSKYPWQDLEKDIGRLKNLLREP from the coding sequence ATGGTGGATGCCCCGCAGAGCAGTCGCAAAGAAGGTGCGGTGATCGATTTTTCGATAGTTTTTCCTTCGAGGGAAAGGCTTCCACTTCTCTTCGATTGCCTTTCCAGCATCGCTGAAAACACTGTAGATTTGAGCAGAATCGAAGTGCTCGTCTACATCGACTGCGACGACAAAAAGAGCATCGAAGCAGCCCCGAAGTTGGAGCAGCAGTTTCCGTTCGTGAAGTTTCTCCAGGGAGCTTCGCCGGAAAACTTGAGTAGGGATTGCTACAACCCACTGGCGCAGTTCAGCACCGGGCGCTTCGTCTTAATTTTAAATGATGATGTGGTGTTCCTTACCCCGCAATGGGATCGCATCTGTCTTGAAACACTCACCGACTTCCAGGCAAAGCATCAGGACGGAATCGTCCTGGGGAAAACCCGGTGCGATACCGGCAACTTCGAGTACAGTTGCTTTCCGGTAATCAGTCGTGAGGCAATAAATTTTTTGGGCTACTTGCAGCCCCCTTCGTTCGGAGGTTGGGCAGCCGACATCGCGCTACATAAAATTTACAGTTCGGTTCAGCGAGAAATTGACCTGGATATCGATCTGTCCCACCGGTGCATTCACAACCGGAAAAGGGGCAGAGATCGCGTCAGCCAGCGAATGAGCCGACTGTCAAAATACCCGTGGCAGGATTTGGAAAAAGACATCGGGCGGCTGAAAAATCTATTACGAGAACCCTAG
- a CDS encoding phage head completion protein, whose amino-acid sequence MQKSGQYNCLLSWLKGSRSKDEEGQDVLFNAMYGQLWCSVEETNGRTGQELGGKQSGAEITILVKDCPALSTDDLLRDESGTVYHIESIYQGDRELVLQAYRNDTLTTDTEIITPIGFWISRMRQHLTIG is encoded by the coding sequence ATGCAAAAGAGCGGACAGTACAACTGCCTTTTGAGTTGGCTGAAAGGCAGTCGAAGCAAGGATGAGGAGGGGCAAGATGTTTTGTTCAACGCGATGTACGGACAACTTTGGTGCTCGGTGGAAGAAACGAACGGGCGCACGGGACAAGAGCTTGGCGGTAAGCAAAGTGGAGCAGAAATCACCATACTCGTAAAGGACTGCCCCGCCCTATCGACTGACGACCTACTTCGGGACGAGTCGGGCACAGTCTACCACATCGAGAGCATTTACCAGGGCGACAGGGAACTGGTGCTCCAGGCTTACCGCAACGACACGTTGACTACGGATACCGAGATCATTACGCCAATCGGCTTTTGGATTTCACGAATGCGGCAACATCTCACTATCGGTTGA
- the gp17 gene encoding tail completion protein gp17, with protein sequence MELAELLVTKLSSSSVGTLTSQRINPAIGTTGTQVPFVTFTVTNIETSFALDGAASSLEKTTVQFDVWSIKHSQTMQILAALRSTLSNWREGQVKWCVWNTQAIEPSEDSEQYAGTAEFTVWYDRIQRIRVSGIVSGEDFGIPGVEGGAPRLDFSQPDNSQYLVFF encoded by the coding sequence ATGGAGCTTGCAGAATTATTAGTCACAAAGCTGTCGAGTAGTTCAGTTGGCACGCTGACAAGCCAGCGAATTAACCCAGCCATTGGGACAACTGGCACTCAAGTGCCATTCGTCACCTTCACCGTCACGAACATCGAGACCTCATTCGCACTCGACGGCGCAGCCAGTTCACTCGAAAAGACTACGGTTCAGTTCGATGTGTGGTCAATTAAGCACAGCCAAACAATGCAGATCCTTGCTGCACTTCGCAGCACACTCAGTAATTGGCGTGAAGGGCAGGTCAAGTGGTGCGTGTGGAACACGCAAGCGATCGAACCCAGCGAAGACAGTGAACAGTACGCGGGAACAGCGGAGTTTACTGTGTGGTATGACCGAATCCAACGCATTCGGGTTAGTGGGATTGTGAGCGGTGAAGACTTCGGCATTCCGGGTGTGGAGGGCGGCGCACCACGGTTGGATTTCAGCCAGCCCGACAACTCGCAGTATCTCGTGTTTTTCTAA